In the genome of Streptomyces globosus, one region contains:
- a CDS encoding RHS repeat-associated core domain-containing protein — translation MAVEPGAGVPTRGKVELAVDYSAFAGAFGANFAGRMRMVQYPACVLTTPEKAECQNGTPVDSGNDVKNKTLTARIALADTTTAAKAPQQLSARSAAAAAPMVLAAEGGASGSGGDFKATPLAPTASWQAGGASGDFNWTYPMSTPEAPGDLSPELGLNYSAQSVDGRMAASNTQPSQAGDGFELTSGGFIERRFQPCSDVPGSGVSFKDGKGDLCFASENAMLSLNGSGTELVRDDATGTWKGVKDDGSKIEYLTGAVNGDAEGGYFRLTTVSGTVFTFGLNRPGNWKAGDQETNSAFTVPLYGKDGGKQRAWRYNLDHVTDVHGNAMVYYYAKETNRYGADKKLQGVEYTRGGHLSRVEYGLRTGAEYGTKAPAKVLIDTAERCLPGADCSDAKFNKDNAKNWPDVPVDQYCAPGKECKNQHSPTFWTRKRFSAITTQVLTRGAYKDVDRWDLTHSFPQTGDGTSNGLWLASVKHTGKTNGDLSTPEITFSGQQLANRVDGLEGLPPFIRYRINAIHTESGGLIGVTYSAPECNRDNKLPASDADNTLRCYPVNWSAPGQPIGPDGRPKPYKDYFHKYVATQIVENDLVGGSPSTVTRYEYSGAPAWAYDTSEFLRDTERTWNQWRGYNKVITRTGDGADQRTRTENVYFRGLDGDRTASGGTRSVKVADSEGNQITDHPSQAGVTRETLTYNGDGGALISATSYEPSISAPTATRNRTGTTPLTAQRFNNGAERTRTAVEGGFRRTAVEKTYDEHGLITKVNDLGDTARSDDDRCTVTEYARNSQLHLLDLVSRQETVSVACGATVQRPAHVVSDDRTLYDGKGFGETPTKGDATSAEELAEYVGGQPRYVTAGTEKFDQYGRSIETTDALGNTSKTEHTPATGEMPYQVVTTNPLGHTETDIIDPTRGLTLTEIDSNGRRDESEYDALGRLTKGWSAGRTRDQKPDVEITYLIRKDGPSAVTTRTRLADDTYTISHELYDGLMRPRQTQATRSDLNQNDAARTGRVVTDTVYDSRGLEVKESGPYLEKSNPGTTLVSVPDNQIIRQHGYLYDGAGRKTADLLYSLGTEKWRTTTTYEGDRQHVVPPEGSTVTTTISDARGNPVELRQYKGRQVSGAFDSTRYGYGPGGELIQVVDPVGNTWQYEYDLRGRKTKEHDPDRGVTTYTYDDSDQPVTTTDARGKSIHVSYDKLGRPIEQREDGPAGPKRAEWTYDTLSKGQLTSSTRYTDGKPYTTSVLGYDNSGAPTGSRTTIPEGQGTLSGSYESKVNYNSTGDPSSVHLPAAGGLPAEKLDFSYNAAGMPSSLKGSAEYVSSSRYTPFGELMQYMQGAKGKRMIHTNYLDDSTRRVTKSFADREVAPYALSEVDYTYDPAGNITSLSELREKTTRDTQCFRYDHLRRMTEGWTAKENCASGPSVATVGGVTPYWHSYTFDPTGNRTSETRHDVGSGETRRTYTYPAAKGSQPHTLSAVDNVEPTGSRKDSYAYDATGNTTLRKIGNSEQKLEWDTEGQLTKVTEGTKVTEYVYDAEGNRLLRKDPSGTTLYLGGTEVSLGADGKTKATRGYTFGNSTVAVRSSDGNLSYLSADHHNTATLSVDAAGTMTATRRDMTPYGETRGAAPQAWPDQKGFVGGTMDASTGLTQLGVRSYEPATGRFLSVDPLIDVNDPQQMNGYAYANNNPVSISDPDGKIVPLLAAIAIRIAAQAIAREIARRAAIEAARRAAAELAKRLAIEAAKKAAQEAAKKAAEEAAKKAAIEAAKKVAAEAAKKQAAKQAAQQAAKKQAAKQAAKKPAPKAAPKQKAATKKSPAAKQAAAPKKAPAKNQNGKSERSDIEYAGGDGNEWVSDLSHVTGKTAKSRNRAIEAMMKGDLKGINFTHKPQYSPWANSGMAKPNAGTQIGYKSFVSRGTLRDTLVHEELHHRWFARGLRGHHPRDGSGTSDKFYGIIERYLRMKGYK, via the coding sequence ATGGCCGTTGAGCCGGGCGCGGGCGTTCCCACTCGCGGCAAGGTCGAACTCGCCGTCGACTACTCCGCCTTCGCCGGAGCATTCGGTGCGAATTTCGCGGGCCGCATGCGTATGGTGCAGTATCCGGCGTGTGTGCTGACCACTCCGGAAAAGGCCGAATGTCAGAACGGTACGCCGGTCGACAGCGGAAATGACGTCAAGAACAAGACGCTGACCGCCCGTATCGCCTTGGCCGACACCACCACCGCCGCAAAGGCACCGCAGCAGCTGTCCGCCAGGAGCGCCGCCGCTGCGGCTCCGATGGTCCTGGCCGCCGAGGGCGGCGCCTCCGGCTCCGGCGGGGACTTCAAGGCGACGCCTCTCGCCCCTACGGCGAGCTGGCAGGCCGGCGGGGCTTCCGGTGACTTCAACTGGACCTACCCCATGTCCACCCCTGAGGCTCCCGGAGACCTGTCTCCCGAGCTCGGGCTGAACTACTCCGCCCAGAGCGTGGACGGCCGCATGGCCGCCAGCAACACCCAGCCCTCACAGGCGGGAGACGGGTTCGAGCTCACCTCCGGCGGCTTCATCGAACGCCGCTTCCAGCCCTGCTCAGACGTCCCCGGCTCCGGAGTGAGCTTCAAGGACGGCAAGGGCGACCTGTGCTTCGCCTCCGAGAACGCCATGCTCTCCCTCAACGGCTCGGGCACCGAGCTCGTCAGGGACGATGCCACCGGCACCTGGAAGGGCGTCAAGGACGACGGCTCCAAGATCGAGTACCTGACCGGTGCCGTCAACGGGGACGCCGAGGGCGGCTACTTCCGCCTGACCACCGTCTCCGGCACCGTCTTCACCTTCGGCCTCAACCGGCCGGGCAACTGGAAGGCCGGCGACCAGGAGACCAACTCCGCCTTCACTGTCCCCCTCTACGGCAAGGACGGCGGCAAGCAACGTGCCTGGCGCTACAACCTCGACCACGTCACCGACGTGCACGGCAACGCCATGGTCTACTACTACGCCAAGGAGACCAACCGCTACGGAGCGGACAAGAAGCTCCAGGGCGTTGAGTACACCCGCGGCGGCCACCTCAGCCGCGTCGAGTACGGACTGAGGACCGGCGCCGAGTACGGCACCAAGGCCCCGGCCAAGGTTCTGATCGACACCGCCGAGCGCTGCCTGCCCGGTGCGGACTGCTCGGACGCGAAGTTCAACAAGGACAACGCCAAGAACTGGCCCGACGTCCCCGTCGACCAGTACTGCGCCCCCGGTAAGGAGTGCAAGAACCAGCACTCCCCGACCTTCTGGACCCGCAAGCGGTTCTCGGCCATCACCACCCAGGTGCTGACCCGCGGCGCGTACAAGGACGTCGACCGCTGGGACCTGACCCACTCCTTCCCGCAGACCGGCGACGGCACGAGCAACGGCCTGTGGCTGGCCTCGGTCAAGCACACCGGCAAGACCAACGGCGACCTCAGCACGCCGGAGATCACCTTCTCCGGCCAGCAGCTGGCCAACCGCGTCGACGGCCTGGAGGGTCTGCCGCCCTTCATCCGCTACCGCATCAACGCCATCCACACCGAATCCGGTGGCCTGATCGGCGTCACCTACTCAGCTCCCGAATGCAACCGGGACAACAAGCTGCCGGCCTCGGACGCCGACAACACCCTGCGCTGCTACCCGGTCAACTGGTCCGCTCCCGGGCAGCCCATCGGCCCCGACGGGCGTCCCAAGCCGTACAAGGACTACTTCCACAAGTACGTCGCCACCCAGATCGTCGAGAACGACCTCGTCGGCGGGTCCCCCTCGACCGTCACCCGGTACGAGTACTCCGGCGCCCCTGCCTGGGCCTACGACACCTCCGAGTTCCTCCGCGACACCGAGCGCACCTGGAACCAGTGGCGCGGCTACAACAAGGTCATCACCCGCACCGGCGACGGCGCCGACCAGCGCACCCGCACGGAGAACGTCTACTTCCGCGGTCTGGACGGCGACCGCACCGCCTCCGGAGGAACGCGCAGCGTCAAGGTCGCCGACTCCGAGGGCAACCAGATCACCGACCACCCCTCACAGGCCGGTGTCACCCGCGAAACCCTCACCTACAACGGCGACGGCGGCGCGCTCATATCCGCTACCTCGTACGAGCCGTCGATCAGCGCTCCGACCGCGACCCGCAACCGTACGGGGACGACGCCACTCACCGCGCAGAGATTCAACAACGGCGCCGAGCGCACCCGTACCGCCGTCGAGGGCGGCTTCCGGCGCACCGCGGTGGAAAAGACCTACGACGAACACGGGCTGATCACCAAGGTCAACGACCTCGGCGACACTGCCAGGAGCGACGATGATCGCTGCACCGTCACAGAGTACGCCCGCAACTCCCAGCTGCACCTGCTGGACCTCGTGTCCCGCCAGGAGACGGTGTCCGTAGCGTGCGGCGCCACCGTCCAGCGGCCCGCACACGTCGTCTCCGACGACCGCACCCTGTACGACGGCAAGGGCTTCGGCGAAACCCCGACCAAGGGCGACGCCACCAGCGCCGAAGAGCTGGCCGAGTACGTCGGCGGCCAGCCCCGCTACGTGACCGCCGGTACGGAGAAGTTCGACCAGTACGGCCGCTCCATCGAGACCACCGACGCCCTGGGCAACACCTCCAAAACCGAGCACACGCCGGCCACCGGTGAAATGCCCTACCAGGTGGTCACCACCAACCCGCTCGGCCACACCGAGACCGACATCATCGACCCGACCCGCGGTCTGACCCTGACCGAGATCGACAGCAACGGACGCCGGGACGAGTCCGAGTACGACGCCCTCGGCCGCCTGACCAAGGGCTGGTCGGCTGGCCGGACCCGGGACCAGAAGCCCGACGTCGAGATCACCTACCTCATCCGTAAGGACGGCCCCTCCGCCGTCACCACGCGCACCCGCCTCGCCGACGACACGTACACCATCAGCCACGAGCTGTACGACGGCCTGATGCGACCGCGCCAGACCCAGGCCACCCGCTCCGACCTCAACCAGAACGACGCGGCGCGCACCGGCCGCGTCGTCACCGACACGGTGTACGACTCACGCGGCCTGGAAGTCAAGGAATCCGGTCCCTACCTGGAGAAGAGCAACCCCGGCACCACCCTGGTATCCGTCCCGGACAACCAGATCATCCGCCAGCACGGCTACCTCTACGACGGCGCCGGACGCAAGACCGCCGATCTGCTTTACAGCCTCGGCACCGAGAAATGGCGCACCACCACCACCTACGAGGGTGATCGCCAGCACGTTGTCCCGCCCGAGGGAAGCACAGTCACTACGACCATCAGTGACGCCCGGGGCAACCCGGTGGAACTGCGGCAGTACAAGGGACGTCAGGTCAGCGGCGCGTTCGACAGCACGCGCTACGGCTACGGTCCTGGTGGTGAGCTGATCCAGGTCGTCGACCCGGTCGGTAACACCTGGCAGTACGAGTACGACCTACGCGGCCGCAAGACCAAGGAGCACGACCCCGACCGCGGAGTCACCACCTACACCTACGACGACAGCGACCAGCCCGTCACCACCACCGACGCCCGGGGCAAGAGCATCCATGTCTCCTACGACAAGCTCGGTCGACCGATCGAGCAGCGAGAAGACGGCCCCGCGGGTCCGAAGCGTGCCGAGTGGACCTACGACACCCTGTCCAAGGGCCAACTGACCTCCTCGACCCGTTACACCGACGGGAAGCCGTACACCACTTCCGTCCTCGGGTACGACAACAGCGGCGCCCCGACCGGGTCCAGGACCACGATCCCGGAGGGTCAGGGGACGCTCTCAGGTAGCTACGAGTCCAAGGTCAACTACAACAGCACCGGCGACCCGAGCTCGGTGCACCTCCCCGCTGCTGGCGGTCTTCCCGCAGAGAAGCTGGACTTCAGTTACAACGCGGCGGGCATGCCCAGCAGCCTCAAGGGCTCGGCCGAGTACGTCAGTAGCAGCCGCTACACGCCCTTTGGCGAGCTCATGCAGTACATGCAGGGCGCCAAGGGTAAGCGGATGATCCACACCAACTACCTGGACGACTCCACCCGCCGGGTCACCAAGTCCTTCGCGGACCGCGAGGTCGCCCCGTACGCCCTGTCCGAGGTCGACTACACCTACGACCCCGCGGGCAACATCACTTCGCTCAGCGAACTGCGGGAGAAGACGACCCGCGACACCCAGTGCTTCCGCTACGACCACCTGCGTCGCATGACCGAAGGCTGGACCGCCAAGGAAAACTGCGCAAGCGGCCCCTCCGTGGCCACCGTCGGTGGAGTCACCCCCTACTGGCACTCCTACACCTTCGACCCCACGGGCAACCGAACGAGCGAGACCAGGCACGACGTCGGGAGCGGCGAAACCCGGCGCACCTACACCTACCCGGCCGCCAAGGGGAGCCAGCCGCACACACTGAGCGCCGTCGACAACGTCGAGCCCACCGGGAGCCGCAAGGACTCCTACGCCTACGACGCCACCGGCAACACCACCCTCCGCAAGATCGGCAACTCCGAGCAGAAGCTCGAATGGGACACCGAAGGACAGCTCACCAAGGTCACCGAAGGCACCAAGGTCACCGAATACGTCTACGACGCCGAAGGCAACCGCCTGCTACGCAAGGACCCATCAGGCACCACGCTCTACCTGGGCGGCACCGAGGTATCTCTGGGCGCGGACGGCAAGACCAAGGCCACCCGCGGCTACACCTTCGGCAACTCGACGGTTGCCGTCCGCTCCTCGGACGGCAACCTCTCGTACCTGTCCGCAGACCACCACAACACCGCGACCCTCTCGGTGGACGCCGCAGGAACGATGACCGCCACCCGGCGGGACATGACCCCCTACGGCGAGACCCGGGGCGCGGCGCCTCAGGCGTGGCCGGACCAGAAGGGCTTCGTCGGGGGCACCATGGACGCCTCCACGGGCCTGACTCAGCTGGGCGTTCGCTCGTACGAGCCGGCCACCGGGCGGTTCCTGTCGGTCGACCCCCTGATCGACGTCAACGACCCGCAGCAGATGAACGGGTACGCGTACGCCAACAACAACCCGGTGTCCATCTCGGACCCGGACGGCAAGATCGTCCCCCTCCTCGCCGCAATCGCCATCCGGATAGCGGCCCAGGCGATCGCCAGGGAGATCGCCCGCCGTGCCGCCATCGAGGCGGCCAGGAGGGCAGCAGCCGAACTGGCCAAGCGCCTGGCCATAGAAGCGGCCAAGAAGGCAGCCCAGGAAGCAGCCAAGAAGGCAGCAGAAGAGGCGGCCAAGAAGGCCGCCATCGAAGCAGCCAAAAAGGTAGCAGCCGAAGCCGCCAAGAAGCAGGCGGCAAAGCAAGCGGCCCAGCAGGCCGCGAAAAAGCAAGCCGCAAAGCAGGCAGCCAAGAAGCCTGCACCCAAGGCCGCTCCGAAACAAAAGGCAGCGACTAAGAAATCACCGGCTGCAAAGCAGGCCGCTGCACCCAAGAAGGCGCCCGCCAAAAACCAGAACGGAAAGTCCGAGCGTAGCGACATCGAATACGCTGGCGGCGACGGAAATGAGTGGGTAAGCGATCTCAGCCACGTCACTGGAAAGACCGCCAAATCAAGAAATCGAGCAATCGAGGCAATGATGAAGGGCGACCTCAAGGGGATCAACTTCACCCACAAGCCGCAATACAGCCCATGGGCAAATAGCGGGATGGCGAAGCCGAATGCAGGTACTCAAATCGGCTACAAGTCATTCGTGAGCAGGGGGACCCTCCGCGATACACTGGTTCATGAGGAACTTCATCACCGCTGGTTCGCGCGAGGTCTCCGTGGCCACCATCCCCGGGATGGCTCTGGCACATCAGACAAATTCTATGGGATAATAGAGCGGTACCTGAGGATGAAGGGGTATAAGTGA
- a CDS encoding helix-turn-helix transcriptional regulator: MARKTAPRDLARDPESWPDSSIDDIAARVVQAIARELALALEREKRSLRQVSTGSGVNRQAIADLLAGRCWPDVVTVARLEDFLAVPLYPRDGMRSTHQNRPSRPQGNPSQGTTK, from the coding sequence TTGGCCCGCAAGACCGCGCCGAGAGACCTTGCCCGCGATCCGGAATCCTGGCCCGACTCCTCTATCGACGACATCGCCGCCAGAGTCGTCCAGGCCATCGCCCGCGAGCTCGCGCTTGCCCTGGAGCGCGAGAAACGAAGTCTGCGGCAGGTCTCCACCGGATCCGGGGTCAACCGGCAGGCCATTGCCGACCTGCTCGCCGGCCGGTGCTGGCCGGACGTCGTCACCGTTGCCCGCCTGGAAGATTTCCTCGCCGTCCCGCTGTACCCGCGGGACGGAATGCGCAGTACGCATCAAAATCGGCCTTCCCGCCCCCAGGGAAACCCGTCCCAGGGAACGACGAAATAG